A genomic window from Phoenix dactylifera cultivar Barhee BC4 chromosome 7, palm_55x_up_171113_PBpolish2nd_filt_p, whole genome shotgun sequence includes:
- the LOC103710469 gene encoding UDP-glycosyltransferase 73B4-like produces the protein MPPTATSATSAGMAAQETERDHVVIFPFMAKGHTIPLLHLAAALSARGLRVTLVTTPANSPFIRRHLPTCRHPAVAILTLPFPHLHPLPPGVESTDVLPSLDLYPAFLRATGLLRRPFHHLLVRLLGEAARPPLCLISDFFLGWTLPLCRRFGLPRLVFHGMSTFSMALCKSLWVHQPHSTSAASGDHRLPFHVPGTPPSLLLTLTDVPDTIRNSANPDDPVTQYLNELGDSDVSSWGIVVNSFAAVDGDYVRLLESFYLGGARACLVGPLSLLADIESDAHECLKWLDGKDRGSVVFVSFGTQVHVPVTQLHEVAHGLVQSGHSFVWVVRSETWAPPDCVQERGKIVRGWVPQREILGHVAVGGFVSHCGWNSVLESLSAGVPILAWPMIAEQRLNAKHVVELLGAGVLVGAEAGEIIGREEVAKGVKEVMGGGEKGWKAREGAAELRQAAAAAVAEGGTSDQALEELLEELRRANSNVIREFCKEEDQAVVAEEATHADLQQDGIQIS, from the coding sequence ATGCCTCCCACCGCCACCTCCGCCACCTCCGCTGGCATGGCGGCCCAGGAGACAGAGAGAGACCACGTCGTCATCTTCCCTTTCATGGCCAAGGGCCATACTATCCCGCTCCTCCACCTCGCCGCCGCACTCTCGGCCCGTGGCCTCCGCGTCACACTTGTCACCACCCCGGCCAACTCCCCCTTCATCCGCCGCCACCTCCCCACCTGTCGTCACCCCGCTGTAGCCATCCtcaccctccccttcccccacCTCCACCCGCTCCCCCCGGGTGTTGAGTCCACCGATGTCCTCCCCTCCCTGGACCTCTACCCTGCTTTCCTCCGCGCCACCGGCCTCCTCCGCCGCCCCTTCCACCACCTTCTCGTGCGCCTCCTCGGGGAAGCCGCTCGTCCACCCCTCTGCCTCATCTCCGACTTCTTCCTCGGCTGGACCCTCCCTCTCTGCCGCCGCTTCGGCCTCCCCCGCCTCGTATTCCACGGCATGTCCACCTTCTCCATGGCCCTCTGCAAGTCCCTCTGGGTGCACCAACCCCACTCCACCTCCGCCGCCTCCGGCGACCACCGCCTCCCCTTCCACGTCCCGGGCACGCCCCCTTCGCTCCTCCTCACCTTAACCGACGTCCCCGACACGATCCGCAACTCGGCCAACCCGGACGACCCGGTGACTCAGTACCTCAACGAGCTGGGCGACTCGGACGTCAGCAGCTGGGGCATAGTCGTCAACAGCTTCGCCGCCGTTGACGGCGACTACGTTCGCCTCTTGGAGTCGTTCTATCTCGGCGGGGCCCGCGCCTGTCTGGTgggccctctctccctcctcgcCGATATCGAGTCCGACGCGCACGAGTGTCTGAAATGGCTCGACGGGAAGGACCGGGGCTCGGTGGTCTTCGTCTCGTTCGGGACCCAGGTGCACGTGCCGGTTACGCAGCTCCACGAGGTGGCCCACGGGCTCGTCCAATCGGGTCACAGCTTCGTCTGGGTGGTCCGCTCCGAGACCTGGGCCCCGCCCGATTGCGTGCAGGAGAGGGGGAAGATCGTACGAGGCTGGGTCCCACAGAGGGAGATACTAGGACACGTGGCGGTCGGAGGGTTCGTCAGCCACTGTGGGTGGAATTCGGTGCTGGAGAGCTtatcggcaggggtgccgattCTAGCGTGGCCGATGATCGCCGAGCAGCGGCTGAACGCGAAGCACGTGGTGGAGCTCCTGGGCGCCGGCGTGCTGGTGGGCGCAGAAGCGGGTGAAATTATAGGGAGGGAGGAGGTGGCCAAGGGGGTGAAAGAGGTGATGGGGGGAGGGGAGAAGGGGTGGAAGGCGAGGGAGGGGGCGGCCGAGCTCCggcaggcggcggcggcggctgtgGCGGAGGGGGGGACGTCCGACCAGGCGTTAGAGGAGCTGTTGGAGGAGCTCCGGAGGGCCAACAGCAATGTTATCCGCGAGTTCTGTAAGGAGGAAGATCAGGCGGTGGTGGCGGAGGAAGCGACCCATGCGGACTTGCAGCAGGATGGGATTCAAATCTCATGA